A stretch of Bacillus pseudomycoides DNA encodes these proteins:
- a CDS encoding HD domain-containing protein has protein sequence MKKREQIQKTIDFVKHILEKDASGHDWYHIERVHKLAISLSEKEGGNRFVIEMAALLHDVADEKLNESEEAGMKKVSDWLEGLDVAEEEKEHILHIIANMSYKGGHGGNIETLEGKVVQDADRLDALGAIGIARTFAYGGAKGRLMYDPNIPPREVMTKEEYRKNNDPSLNHFYEKLLKLKDLMNTEAAKKEAEVRHRYMEEFIEQFMKEWNAQI, from the coding sequence ATGAAAAAACGAGAACAAATACAAAAAACAATTGATTTTGTAAAACATATTTTAGAAAAGGATGCCAGTGGACATGATTGGTACCATATTGAACGTGTACATAAATTAGCGATTTCTTTATCTGAAAAAGAAGGTGGAAATCGTTTTGTAATTGAGATGGCAGCCTTACTTCATGATGTAGCGGATGAGAAGTTAAATGAAAGTGAAGAAGCTGGTATGAAAAAGGTTTCTGATTGGCTAGAAGGATTAGATGTTGCGGAAGAAGAAAAGGAACATATCCTTCATATTATTGCGAATATGTCATATAAAGGTGGACATGGTGGTAATATAGAAACTTTGGAAGGAAAGGTTGTTCAAGATGCGGATCGATTAGATGCACTTGGTGCAATTGGTATTGCTCGTACGTTTGCTTACGGCGGTGCAAAAGGTCGTTTAATGTATGACCCAAATATTCCACCTCGTGAAGTAATGACGAAAGAAGAGTATCGAAAAAATAATGATCCATCGTTAAATCATTTCTATGAAAAGCTTTTGAAGTTGAAAGATTTGATGAATACAGAGGCTGCAAAAAAAGAGGCTGAAGTTCGTCATCGCTATATGGAAGAGTTTATCGAACAATTTATGAAAGAGTGGAATGCACAAATATGA
- a CDS encoding zinc dependent phospholipase C family protein codes for MGSRVMHLIIANGIAEKLSIPDKTSFLLGGLAPDAVHSKEEKNVSHFYAGTTKNYTRRIDYGTFLQKYKKHMDSSFILGYYTHLIADDNWLNGFFLPWLKNRIEHDQTMLSMYHNDFKLLNGKLLHLYDKDQQLFPFLNQKATIANIEEVSEENVLAFKKLIFDDMLYPKQDLHTNLQVFTFDQIVGYVETAIEKGVFYLEHLSNSRSTTKF; via the coding sequence ATGGGGTCACGAGTTATGCATTTGATTATCGCAAATGGTATTGCAGAGAAATTATCCATCCCTGATAAAACATCTTTCTTGCTTGGGGGATTAGCTCCTGATGCAGTTCATTCAAAAGAGGAAAAAAACGTATCACATTTTTATGCTGGTACAACAAAAAACTATACCAGAAGAATTGATTACGGTACATTTCTTCAAAAATACAAAAAGCACATGGATTCCTCTTTCATTTTAGGGTATTATACACACCTTATTGCTGATGATAATTGGCTCAACGGTTTTTTTCTTCCTTGGCTCAAAAATAGAATCGAGCACGATCAAACAATGTTATCTATGTACCATAATGATTTCAAATTATTAAACGGAAAATTGTTACATCTCTACGATAAAGATCAGCAGTTATTTCCTTTCCTTAATCAAAAAGCAACCATAGCAAATATTGAAGAAGTTTCAGAAGAAAATGTGCTAGCTTTTAAAAAGCTTATTTTTGATGATATGCTGTATCCCAAGCAAGATTTGCATACAAACTTACAAGTGTTCACATTTGATCAAATCGTCGGTTATGTAGAGACTGCTATTGAGAAAGGAGTATTCTATCTAGAACACCTCTCGAACAGTAGATCTACTACAAAATTTTAA
- a CDS encoding sugar phosphate isomerase/epimerase — MKREFGMFLNTKHIDVNEGIKKAREWDLDYIQLYALNEKFNLANLSKLEIDDLKERLSFEGITVSSLAINFGQNGVVSDEIENIITRYKYILDMGLELGANIITAHIGKIPDHDNCKLYENMQKVCYAIGNISENTGSVFAIETGSEKAIVLKEFLKNINSKGLAINFDPANIISDINENPIESLYLLKDYVIQTHIKDCKKMKEKGLRVYKEVAAGNGEVDFDSLFAVLDEIEFSGCNIIERNNYFAHMNGMKQSISFLKKYFDVGKESDKYTI; from the coding sequence ATGAAAAGGGAATTTGGGATGTTTTTAAATACTAAACATATTGATGTGAATGAAGGGATAAAGAAAGCGAGGGAGTGGGATTTAGATTACATTCAATTATATGCTTTAAATGAAAAGTTCAACTTAGCTAATTTGTCTAAGTTAGAAATTGATGACTTAAAGGAGAGGTTATCTTTTGAGGGGATTACAGTTTCATCACTGGCTATTAATTTTGGGCAAAATGGCGTTGTAAGTGATGAAATAGAGAATATAATTACACGATATAAATATATTCTTGATATGGGATTAGAGCTAGGGGCAAACATTATAACAGCCCATATTGGAAAAATTCCAGACCATGATAATTGTAAGTTATATGAGAATATGCAAAAGGTTTGTTATGCCATAGGGAATATTTCGGAAAATACGGGTAGTGTTTTTGCTATTGAGACCGGTTCTGAAAAAGCGATAGTATTAAAAGAGTTTTTAAAGAATATAAATTCCAAAGGGCTAGCTATTAACTTTGATCCAGCAAATATAATTAGTGATATAAATGAAAATCCAATAGAGAGTTTATATCTTTTGAAAGATTATGTTATACAAACTCATATAAAAGATTGTAAAAAAATGAAAGAGAAAGGTTTAAGGGTTTATAAGGAAGTGGCAGCGGGGAATGGGGAAGTAGATTTTGATTCACTATTCGCTGTATTAGATGAAATTGAATTTAGTGGTTGTAATATCATTGAAAGAAATAATTATTTTGCTCACATGAATGGGATGAAGCAGTCGATAAGCTTTTTAAAGAAATATTTCGATGTTGGAAAAGAAAGTGATAAATATACAATTTAG
- a CDS encoding calcium-binding protein, with protein sequence MLFLAALILLILCIISFFKKNGKAIKYGRSTVICFIISFLVMITSTEKTDHPIINFFANVCLILFIFFLVLSILSIIKKTGVAKKQFLITAVLFIDFGVLTSIATPSAQKITANDKKIASEKTDKKADKKDAEKKKELEKKEADEKARKQQEKEEQKRQAEEQDQKQQEEQKRQAEEQAQKQQEEQKRQAEEQARKQQEAQQRQAEEQARKQHEDQQRQAEEQALQKRSTVTSTSNSNHGGSNGQPFQNDPSDDKETNTSCKGQIKGNANSKKYHVPGGQFYNSTKDNIVWFCSEADTQAAGYVKSKK encoded by the coding sequence ATTTTATTTTTAGCAGCTCTTATTCTACTAATCTTATGTATCATTTCATTCTTTAAGAAAAATGGTAAAGCAATAAAATATGGTAGATCGACAGTTATTTGTTTTATTATTTCATTTTTAGTCATGATAACAAGCACTGAAAAAACAGATCATCCTATTATTAACTTTTTCGCTAATGTATGTTTAATCCTATTTATTTTCTTCCTTGTCTTATCAATCCTATCTATCATTAAGAAAACTGGTGTGGCGAAAAAACAATTTTTAATTACAGCTGTTTTATTTATAGATTTTGGGGTATTAACTAGTATCGCAACTCCTTCTGCTCAAAAAATAACAGCAAATGATAAAAAAATTGCATCTGAAAAAACAGATAAAAAAGCAGATAAAAAAGATGCAGAAAAGAAAAAAGAACTTGAAAAGAAAGAAGCTGATGAAAAGGCTCGTAAGCAACAAGAAAAAGAAGAACAAAAGCGTCAAGCTGAGGAACAAGATCAAAAACAGCAAGAAGAACAAAAGCGTCAAGCTGAAGAACAAGCTCAAAAACAGCAAGAAGAACAAAAGCGTCAAGCTGAAGAACAAGCTCGTAAACAGCAGGAAGCGCAACAACGTCAAGCTGAAGAGCAGGCTCGTAAACAACACGAAGATCAACAACGTCAAGCTGAGGAGCAAGCTTTACAAAAGAGAAGTACTGTAACGTCCACATCTAATAGCAATCATGGAGGTTCTAATGGTCAACCTTTCCAGAATGATCCTAGTGATGATAAAGAAACAAACACTTCTTGTAAAGGCCAAATTAAAGGAAATGCTAATTCTAAAAAATATCATGTTCCTGGTGGACAATTTTATAATTCTACAAAAGATAATATAGTTTGGTTCTGTTCAGAAGCTGATACGCAAGCAGCTGGTTATGTGAAATCTAAAAAGTAG
- a CDS encoding glutathione peroxidase gives MTIYDFSANTIIGEEKSLREYEGKVLLIVNVASKCGFTPQYKGLQAIYEQYKEQGFEILGFPCNQFGGQEPGTEEEITSFCELNYGVSFPMFAKVDVKGDSVHPLYTYMTEQAPGILGMKAVKWNFTKFLIGRDGKVIDRFAPQTKPEELEREIEKVL, from the coding sequence ATGACAATTTATGATTTTTCCGCAAATACAATTATAGGGGAAGAAAAATCATTGCGAGAGTATGAAGGTAAAGTTCTTCTCATTGTAAATGTCGCAAGTAAATGCGGATTTACACCACAATATAAAGGATTGCAAGCCATTTATGAACAGTATAAAGAACAAGGGTTTGAAATCTTAGGTTTCCCATGTAATCAATTTGGAGGACAAGAACCAGGCACAGAAGAGGAAATTACAAGCTTTTGTGAACTCAATTACGGTGTATCCTTTCCGATGTTCGCTAAAGTTGATGTGAAAGGTGATAGTGTGCATCCACTATATACATATATGACGGAGCAGGCACCGGGCATACTAGGTATGAAGGCAGTAAAGTGGAACTTTACGAAATTTTTAATAGGACGTGATGGGAAAGTGATTGATCGTTTTGCGCCGCAGACGAAGCCGGAAGAGTTGGAGAGGGAGATTGAAAAAGTACTGTAA
- a CDS encoding DEAD/DEAH box helicase yields MIKDMQPFLQQAWEKAGFKEFTEIQKQAIPTILEGQDVIAESPTGTGKTLAYLLPLLHKINPEVKQPQVVILAPTRELVMQIHEEVQKFTAGTDISGASLIGGADIKRQVEKLKKHPKVIVGSPGRILELIRMKKLKMHEVKTIVFDEFDQIVKQKMMESVFDVIKSTMRDRQLVFFSATMTKDAEEVARDFAIEPQLVRIKRAETKSVVEHTYIVCERREKNDYVRRIMHIGNVKAVAFLNDPYRLDEIAEKLRYRKMKAAALHAEASKQEREATMRAFRQGKLEILLATDIAARGLDIDDLTHVIHLELPDTLDQYIHRSGRTGRMGKEGTVVSLVTPQEERKLLQFAKKLGIQFKKQEMFKGTFVESKPKAPKKKKPAFTGKKKPR; encoded by the coding sequence ATGATAAAAGATATGCAACCATTTTTGCAACAAGCTTGGGAGAAGGCTGGTTTTAAAGAGTTTACTGAAATTCAAAAACAAGCAATTCCAACGATTTTAGAAGGACAAGACGTTATAGCTGAATCTCCAACTGGAACAGGAAAAACATTAGCGTACTTATTACCACTTTTACATAAAATTAATCCTGAAGTGAAACAACCACAAGTTGTAATTTTAGCACCAACACGTGAACTTGTTATGCAAATTCATGAAGAAGTTCAAAAGTTTACAGCAGGAACTGATATTTCAGGTGCATCTTTAATTGGTGGTGCGGATATTAAGCGCCAAGTAGAAAAATTGAAGAAACATCCAAAGGTAATTGTTGGTTCTCCAGGACGTATTTTAGAATTAATTCGCATGAAAAAATTAAAAATGCATGAAGTAAAGACAATTGTATTTGATGAGTTTGATCAAATTGTAAAACAAAAGATGATGGAATCGGTATTTGATGTCATTAAATCAACAATGCGCGATCGTCAATTAGTATTCTTCTCTGCAACAATGACAAAAGATGCTGAAGAAGTAGCACGTGATTTTGCGATAGAACCACAATTAGTTCGCATTAAACGCGCGGAAACAAAAAGTGTAGTTGAACATACGTATATCGTTTGTGAGCGTCGTGAAAAAAATGATTATGTTAGAAGAATTATGCATATTGGCAATGTGAAAGCAGTAGCCTTTTTAAATGATCCATATCGCTTAGATGAGATTGCTGAAAAATTAAGGTATCGTAAGATGAAAGCAGCGGCACTTCATGCTGAAGCAAGCAAACAAGAACGTGAAGCGACGATGCGTGCATTCCGTCAAGGGAAATTAGAAATTCTACTTGCAACTGATATTGCAGCGCGCGGATTAGATATCGATGATTTAACACACGTAATTCACTTAGAATTACCAGATACATTAGATCAATATATTCACCGCTCAGGTCGTACAGGACGTATGGGGAAAGAGGGGACAGTTGTTTCTCTTGTTACTCCGCAAGAAGAGCGTAAACTATTGCAATTTGCGAAAAAATTAGGCATTCAATTTAAAAAGCAAGAAATGTTTAAAGGTACTTTTGTAGAGTCAAAACCGAAAGCACCAAAGAAAAAGAAACCAGCATTTACTGGGAAGAAGAAGCCTAGATAA
- a CDS encoding Imm70 family immunity protein produces the protein MAVGFSVDMFFYEAGHPNFLHSFFSTISYHTEPEGWGTKYPLLIKNLYFDKLKWQDAPEALKNLEEIRETLSKIPPSEVIWDIEDLTKRPPYGDKIPEDITSLAEYHTTERGKAFLDLLESALKDSVEEKQDVTIEKIGK, from the coding sequence ATGGCAGTAGGATTTTCTGTAGACATGTTTTTTTATGAGGCGGGACACCCTAATTTTCTACATAGTTTTTTCTCAACAATCTCCTATCATACTGAACCTGAGGGGTGGGGAACTAAATACCCTCTATTAATAAAAAACTTATATTTTGATAAATTAAAATGGCAAGATGCACCTGAGGCTTTAAAAAATTTGGAAGAAATCAGAGAAACATTAAGCAAAATACCTCCATCAGAGGTGATTTGGGATATTGAAGACTTAACAAAAAGACCTCCTTATGGAGATAAAATCCCTGAAGACATAACTAGCTTAGCAGAATATCATACTACCGAAAGAGGGAAAGCCTTCCTGGATTTGCTAGAAAGTGCACTCAAGGATTCAGTAGAAGAAAAGCAGGATGTAACAATTGAAAAGATTGGAAAATAA
- a CDS encoding N-acetylmuramoyl-L-alanine amidase: MSKVPCRYGVGAYEDVVAHSTVTPEVPAINIQKYETRTWRNAFVHYAVDWNETIQIADTKYIAYGVGPGADKRFVHVELCETADYGKFKRSYEKYVKLLAKILKDNNLSVEKGLWTHYDVTKYLGGTDHEDPLDYLRSHGVSEAQFRADVKRAYNNANVDASVPGQPSKPGEPIANVEGIAYIEGYNVNLRKGPDASYSVILQLNKPQSYKVWGEKDGWLNLGENQWVYNNPSYIKFEKKAPVNSIVGKRVVSKVDNLRFYDSPSWQDKYVVGTVDAGLSFTIDAKVTVNGSPQYKVHNSKGKTYYITANKAYVHVK, encoded by the coding sequence ATATCTAAGGTACCATGTCGTTATGGTGTCGGAGCATATGAAGATGTTGTGGCACATTCTACAGTAACTCCAGAAGTTCCAGCTATTAATATTCAAAAATATGAAACTCGTACATGGCGTAACGCTTTCGTTCATTATGCAGTTGATTGGAATGAAACCATTCAAATTGCTGATACGAAATACATTGCATATGGTGTAGGACCGGGCGCCGATAAACGCTTTGTACATGTTGAGCTTTGCGAAACTGCAGACTATGGTAAATTTAAACGTTCATATGAGAAGTACGTTAAATTACTAGCGAAAATCTTAAAAGATAACAATCTATCTGTAGAAAAAGGATTGTGGACTCACTATGATGTTACAAAGTATCTTGGCGGCACTGATCATGAAGATCCGCTTGATTATTTACGTAGTCATGGTGTATCAGAAGCTCAATTCCGCGCAGATGTGAAACGTGCATACAATAATGCTAATGTTGATGCTTCTGTTCCAGGTCAACCATCTAAACCAGGCGAACCAATCGCTAATGTGGAAGGCATTGCATATATTGAAGGTTACAATGTAAATCTTCGCAAAGGACCAGATGCAAGTTATTCTGTTATTCTTCAGTTGAATAAACCACAATCCTATAAAGTATGGGGAGAAAAAGATGGATGGTTAAATCTTGGTGAAAATCAGTGGGTATATAACAATCCTTCTTATATCAAGTTTGAGAAGAAAGCTCCAGTTAATTCGATTGTAGGAAAACGTGTTGTTTCAAAAGTGGACAACCTGCGTTTCTATGATTCTCCATCATGGCAGGATAAATATGTTGTTGGTACTGTAGATGCAGGTTTAAGCTTTACAATCGATGCGAAAGTAACTGTCAATGGATCACCACAATACAAAGTACACAACAGTAAAGGCAAAACATACTATATAACAGCGAATAAGGCCTATGTACATGTGAAGTAA
- a CDS encoding quinone oxidoreductase, which yields MKAIVVTAFGGPETMKYTEVDMPTFNEKQVLIRVIATSVNFADIKSRYGKKGNRKLPFIPGIDAAGIVEQVGSSVKNIRVGQRVIAFPLNGSYAEYVVANENLTFVLPDEVDFTTAAACPVVSLTSYNLLANIARLQQGETVLIHAAAGGIGTTSIQLAKILGAGKIIGTVGNKAKKRVALEAGADHVICYQDEDFSKKTNELTGGKGADVIFDSISGAVSEKSLECLAYYGRLVHFGNASGEIGTFRTKDLHASCRSILGFSFGTTRKKRPHLLRHTANQVFQYLRDGSLQIAIGKRFTLQDAGKAHEWIESRQSTGKIILTVK from the coding sequence ATGAAAGCTATTGTTGTAACTGCATTCGGTGGACCTGAAACAATGAAGTATACAGAAGTAGATATGCCGACTTTTAATGAAAAGCAGGTGTTAATTCGCGTTATTGCTACAAGCGTCAATTTTGCCGATATTAAATCTCGCTACGGGAAAAAGGGAAATCGAAAACTCCCATTTATTCCTGGCATAGACGCCGCAGGTATTGTAGAACAGGTAGGTTCTAGTGTAAAAAACATCCGCGTAGGACAGCGTGTAATCGCCTTTCCTCTTAATGGATCGTATGCTGAATATGTTGTCGCCAATGAAAACCTTACGTTTGTGTTACCTGATGAGGTTGATTTTACAACCGCCGCTGCTTGTCCTGTTGTATCTCTTACGAGCTACAACCTGCTTGCGAATATAGCAAGATTACAGCAAGGTGAAACCGTTCTTATTCATGCTGCGGCTGGTGGCATCGGAACAACATCGATTCAATTAGCAAAAATACTAGGAGCTGGAAAAATTATTGGAACAGTCGGAAATAAAGCGAAGAAGAGAGTTGCTTTAGAAGCTGGGGCTGATCATGTTATTTGTTATCAAGATGAGGATTTTAGTAAAAAGACAAATGAACTTACGGGTGGTAAAGGTGCCGATGTTATTTTCGATTCCATTTCCGGGGCAGTATCAGAAAAAAGCTTGGAGTGTTTGGCTTACTATGGTCGCCTTGTCCATTTTGGTAATGCTAGCGGGGAAATTGGCACATTTCGGACAAAGGATTTACATGCAAGCTGTCGTTCTATTCTTGGCTTTAGCTTTGGAACAACTCGTAAGAAACGTCCCCACTTACTTCGTCATACCGCTAACCAAGTTTTTCAGTATTTACGTGATGGAAGCCTACAAATTGCAATTGGTAAACGTTTTACACTTCAAGATGCAGGGAAAGCGCATGAATGGATCGAAAGTAGACAGAGTACAGGAAAAATCATTCTGACTGTTAAATAG
- a CDS encoding WXG100 family type VII secretion target produces the protein MVQIKVTPEMLEEVAKRAYSTKHALESIHKNLCGQIDHLCYQWTGASNQNFVQMFNDAKPKAFTSINAISNVEEELKQIAEKFRTADASYDGNLVDGNISDDNIEEGAMCGKLPPKSDLEKAWDGFYDGSGQAIGDAWEGLKALGDGETWSNMWDAVVNIDETLPAMWNAFSDSFMNEVWYGDVESGFRWGSYLLTSIGTGLFGGKGLDKVSKLARGVNVYKVTEAFPPRLQPAFAGGGLTADSILSTLPPSGHWGSYLSGYLMFARPSWRTTENEFAEMHPKYREQVAFKDGKEVSRYTKGSTRPDFHVDGHSVELKNYDISTKSKRTNLVNVIVKQLNDRDIHLPQGTRQTVIIDTRGQTVSNEILKEIRAEISRKANTLPEIKIIKED, from the coding sequence ATGGTTCAGATTAAGGTTACACCTGAAATGCTAGAAGAAGTCGCAAAACGGGCTTATAGCACAAAACATGCGTTAGAATCAATACATAAAAATTTATGTGGTCAAATTGATCACCTGTGCTATCAGTGGACAGGCGCTTCTAATCAAAATTTCGTTCAAATGTTCAATGATGCCAAACCAAAAGCATTTACGTCTATAAATGCAATCTCTAATGTGGAAGAAGAATTAAAACAAATCGCTGAGAAATTCCGTACCGCAGATGCTTCATATGACGGAAATCTAGTTGACGGAAATATTTCCGATGATAATATTGAAGAAGGAGCAATGTGTGGTAAGCTTCCTCCTAAATCCGATTTAGAAAAGGCTTGGGATGGTTTTTATGATGGTTCAGGACAAGCGATTGGTGATGCTTGGGAAGGACTCAAAGCATTAGGTGATGGTGAAACATGGTCGAACATGTGGGATGCTGTAGTTAATATAGATGAAACTCTTCCTGCCATGTGGAATGCTTTCTCAGACTCATTTATGAATGAAGTTTGGTATGGTGATGTCGAGAGTGGATTCCGTTGGGGTTCTTACCTTTTAACATCAATCGGCACAGGGCTATTTGGAGGAAAAGGCCTCGACAAAGTTTCTAAGCTTGCTAGAGGAGTAAATGTATATAAAGTAACAGAAGCTTTCCCACCACGTTTGCAACCTGCCTTCGCAGGTGGTGGTCTTACTGCTGATTCAATACTTAGTACACTTCCACCATCGGGACATTGGGGTAGTTATTTAAGTGGTTACCTCATGTTTGCTAGACCATCTTGGAGAACAACAGAAAATGAGTTTGCTGAAATGCATCCTAAGTATAGGGAACAGGTTGCCTTTAAAGATGGGAAGGAAGTATCTCGATACACCAAAGGTAGTACTAGACCTGATTTTCACGTAGATGGTCATAGTGTAGAACTTAAAAATTATGATATATCTACCAAATCAAAAAGAACTAATCTAGTGAATGTAATTGTTAAACAACTAAATGACAGAGACATCCACTTACCTCAAGGCACAAGGCAGACTGTTATTATAGATACAAGAGGACAAACTGTTTCTAATGAAATTTTGAAAGAAATTAGAGCAGAAATAAGTAGAAAAGCTAATACATTACCTGAAATAAAAATTATAAAAGAGGACTGA
- a CDS encoding DUF3925 family protein, with the protein MKTAQREMLSNREFYFVLYMMLLFVAGWVMDVNGVFLSKYFSLAGMISLPLVGGIVGFFIMSVSKEQSK; encoded by the coding sequence ATGAAAACTGCACAACGTGAAATGCTTTCAAATCGCGAGTTTTATTTCGTCTTATACATGATGTTACTATTTGTTGCTGGTTGGGTTATGGATGTAAATGGAGTATTTTTAAGCAAGTACTTTTCGCTTGCAGGAATGATTTCTCTTCCACTAGTTGGCGGAATTGTCGGATTCTTTATTATGTCAGTTAGCAAAGAACAAAGTAAATAA
- a CDS encoding MBL fold metallo-hydrolase: protein MKKVEQLSSQLYLIDDYDLKHNERTGTYVLLGDDITLIETCAAPSLPHILNGLQQLRIDLADVKNIIVTHVHLDHAGGAGLMMEKCPNATLFVHSRGARHMIDPTKLIQGAKAVYGDAFDELFNPILPIPEKRVHIVQDGDTLQISENRTLSFYDTPGHAKHHISIHDSLANGIFTGDTIGIYYRELAELGVELYLPTTSPSQFQPDAMMAAKDRIRNMKVDFIYFGHYGASSHVSEVYKQLEDWLPIFVEAGKQVFEKKQDFETASHELYTLLLEKVSSHLSQQGVPATHSVYDVIKLDMEISAMGIIDYLTKQEKTKTTTN from the coding sequence ATGAAAAAAGTTGAACAGTTATCCTCTCAGTTATATCTCATTGATGATTACGATTTAAAACATAACGAGCGTACAGGTACATACGTATTACTCGGTGATGATATTACTTTAATCGAAACGTGTGCAGCCCCTTCTCTTCCGCACATTCTAAATGGCTTACAACAATTACGCATTGACTTAGCAGATGTTAAAAATATTATCGTTACCCATGTTCATCTTGATCATGCTGGTGGAGCTGGTTTAATGATGGAAAAATGTCCAAATGCTACTTTATTTGTCCATTCACGTGGCGCACGCCATATGATTGATCCTACAAAATTAATCCAAGGTGCCAAAGCTGTCTATGGCGATGCTTTTGATGAACTCTTTAATCCAATCCTTCCTATTCCAGAAAAACGTGTCCATATTGTACAAGATGGTGACACATTACAAATTTCAGAAAATCGGACGCTTTCATTTTACGATACACCAGGACACGCCAAGCACCATATTAGTATCCATGATTCTTTAGCAAATGGCATTTTCACAGGTGACACGATTGGTATTTATTATCGAGAACTAGCTGAACTTGGCGTTGAACTATATTTACCAACCACATCTCCATCACAGTTTCAACCCGACGCGATGATGGCAGCAAAAGATCGCATTCGAAATATGAAAGTTGACTTCATCTATTTCGGGCATTACGGTGCATCTTCCCATGTTTCTGAAGTGTATAAACAGCTTGAAGACTGGCTCCCTATCTTTGTTGAAGCAGGAAAACAAGTATTTGAAAAAAAACAGGATTTTGAAACAGCAAGCCATGAATTGTATACTTTATTACTTGAAAAAGTCTCTTCTCATCTTTCACAGCAAGGTGTACCAGCAACTCATTCTGTTTACGATGTGATAAAACTAGATATGGAAATCAGTGCGATGGGAATTATTGATTATCTTACAAAGCAAGAAAAGACCAAAACAACTACTAACTAA